The Rhododendron vialii isolate Sample 1 chromosome 8a, ASM3025357v1 genome has a window encoding:
- the LOC131298594 gene encoding glycine-rich protein DOT1-like → MIGCSFRASQRVVAGEDEWLDGGGGGGTAGRTVIAVPDGGGEGIDIQRDGGGGTAEGGVASSRAVTSGGVADGRAENGGGVADGGGGGGTAARTVIAVPDGGGGGGTAGGGVAGYGAETGGGVADGGVETGGGVTDGGSGDWRERGE, encoded by the coding sequence ATGATCGGATGCAGTTTCCGTGCGTCCCAGAGAGTCGTCGCTGGCGAAGATGAGTGGTTAGACGGGGGCGGGGGTGGAGGAACCGCGGGAAGAACGGTGATTGCAGTTCCAGACGGAGGTGGCGAAGGCATCGACATCCAAAGAGATGGCGGGGGTGGAACGGCCGAAGGAGGAGTAGCTAGTAGTAGAGCTGTGACTAGCGGAGGAGTGGCCGATGGCAGGGCTGAGAACGGTGGAGGAGTAGCcgatggtggtgggggtggaggAACCGCGGCAAGAACAGTGATTGCAGTTCCAGATGGAGGTGGCGGGGGTGGAACGGCCGGAGGAGGAGTAGCTGGCTATGGAGCTGAGACTGGCGGAGGAGTGGCCGATGGCGGGGTTGAGACCGGTGGAGGAGTAACCGATGGTGGCAGTGgtgactggagagagagaggggagtag
- the LOC131335974 gene encoding phytolongin Phyl1.1-like, with product MSMAPIQKTVQYCCVSKDGRILYAHRSGDQEIEKLAALCLERTPLYHKWYFQTMGKKTFGFLAEDGYVYFAIVQEGVGNSGVLRFLEQVRDEVRKLSNRSFLTRNKSSLRSLCIQEQLAPFIYQLITSLEHVSQTACNEWPAEASSPHQAELSPSLTYDANGQVEAAASTKLPLLVNKSNKQEKKKKKTMMMMKDHVIAMRDIELEEHHTSTDRGVVKVDTGTLESDCQSGVASTVSLHKDLALMRTRSGNKSFRKKWCRQVRIILAVDAAVCLVLFLIWLIICGGFECIR from the coding sequence ATGTCGATGGCTCCAATTCAAAAAACTGTTCAGTATTGTTGTGTATCAAAGGATGGACGAATTCTATACGCACATAGAAGTGGAGACCAGGAGATCGAGAAATTGGCAGCATTGTGCCTGGAAAGGACCCCTCTGTATCACAAATGGTACTTTCAGACTATGGGTAAAAAAACTTTTGGATTTCTTGCAGAAGATGGGTATGTCTACTTTGCTATTGTGCAGGAGGGTGTTGGTAATTCAGGGGTCCTTCGATTTTTGGAACAAGTTAGGGATGAAGTCAGGAAATTGTCGAATAGGAGCTTTTTAACCAGAAATAAATCAAGTCTGCGCTCGCTCTGCATACAGGAACAACTAGCTCCTTTCATTTATCAATTGATTACTTCCTTAGAACATGTTTCTCAGACTGCTTGTAATGAATGGCCAGCAGAGGCTTCCTCACCGCATCAAGCAGAATTGTCTCCATCATTGACTTATGATGCTAATGGGCAAGTCGAAGCTGCTGCTTCCACAAAGTTACCTTTGTTGGTCAATAAGTCTAAcaagcaagaaaagaagaagaagaagacgatgatgatgatgaaggaTCATGTCATTGCAATGAGAGACATTGAGTTGGAGGAGCACCATACGTCTACTGATAGAGGAGTTGTCAAGGTTGATACAGGAACTCTGGAATCTGATTGCCAGAGTGGTGTGGCTTCTACAGTTTCATTGCACAAGGATCTTGCTTTAATGAGGACAAGGTCAGGTAACAAAAGCTTCCGAAAAAAGTGGTGCCGCCAAGTAAGAATTATTCTTGCAGTAGATGCAGCTGTatgtttggttttatttttgatttggtTGATAATTTGTGGTGGTTTTGAGTGCATCCGGTGA